The nucleotide sequence CCGTCTCAGGACGTGCCTGAACGATATACAGCTTGCCGTCTACACCATCTTTCGCCCATTCAATATCCATAGGACGCTGATAGTGGTTCTCGATAATCATGGCCTGGCGGGCCAGCTGTTCCAGCTCCGAATCAGAAAGGGAAAACTGGTTTCTTTCTTCTTCGCTGGTATCGACGATCTGGACCTGCTTGCCCACTTCATTTTGATCTGAGTAGATCATTTTCGTCAGCTTAGAACCAAAGGTTTTTTTGATAACCGCGTGATTACCCGCTTCCAGCATTGGTTTGTGTACGTAGAACTCATCAGGGTTCACTGCGCCCTGAACCACCATTTCACCCAGACCCCAGGATGAGGTAATAAACACAGCCTTATCAAAACCTGTTTCTGTATCGATGGAGAACATTACGCCAGAAGCGGCGATATCAGAGCGAATCATGCGCTGGATTCCCACGGACAAGGCGATGCCTTCGTGGTCGAACCCCTGATGGACTCGGTAGGAGATGGCTCTGTCGTTAAACAGGGAAGCGAAAACGTGCTTTGCCGCTTCCAGCACAGAATCAATGCCTCTGACATTGAGGAAGGTTTCCTGCTGGCCGGCAAAGGAAGCGTCGGGCAGATCTTCAGCGGTTGCCGATGAGCGGACCGCTACTGAGATCTCAGGGTTATCCTGGGTTAATGTCTGATAGTGCGAGCGGATATCCTGTTCAAGCTCTTCGAGAAAGGGAGCTTCAAGGATCCACTGCCTGATAACGGCGCCGGCTTCTTGCAGTGCTTTTACATCATCGACATCCAGCTGGTTAAGCTTGCTGTAGATTCGCTGATTTAAGCCTTCATATTCAAGAAACTGGTGGAATGCATAAGCAGTTGTCGCGAAACCGTTAGGTACGGAAACTCCGGCGTTAGCAAGGTTGGAAACCATCTCACCAAGTGAGGCGTTTTTTCCTCCGACCTTATCAACATCGTCCATGGTCAGGGTATTAAACCAGAGGCTGTAGTTTTGCATGTTCTTCTCCAGAAACATTATTGGCAACGTAGGGGGCGACAAACGGTTTTCTTACCTGTGAATAGTGTTTCCATCATTCATGTTTTAGGGTAAAAATAACTGAGTGCCTGGTTAGTTATCGTTATCATTAAGTGCATCCTACTCAAATATATTTTAAAGATTAAACAGAAAATGGAAAATTTAAACCAAACTCGTGATGTATTCTACGTTTCTGATGGAACAGCGATTACATGTGAAACATTAGGGCATGCGGTTATGCCTCAGTTCACATTTTCGCCAGTTGAAAGGACTTATCCCTTTATCGAGTCAGAAGAAAAGCTTAAGGAACTGATCAGAGAAATTGAGCGCTCTAACCGGGAAAGAGGCTGTAAACCTCTGGTTTTTTTCTCTATGGTGATCCCTGAACTTAAAGAGCAGCTGCTTCAGTGCGGTGCGTTTTTTTATGACGTACTGCAACCACTGATTGACTCCATGCAGCGCGATTTGCAAATGGAGGCAATGCCAAAGCTTCAGCGCTCACGCAGTGTGACTAAGAACTCGGAAGGTTATTTCGACCGTATTGCCGCCGTGGAGTATACCCTTGCGCATGATGACGGCGTTTCGCTTAAAGATCTTGATAAGGCCGATATTATTCTTCTGGGTGTATCGCGAAGTGGCAAAACACCAACCAGTGTTTATCTGGCGATGCAGTTTGGTCTGAGGGTGGTGAATTATCCGTTTATTGAAGAGGATCTTCAGCGCTTAAAACTGCTGCCTGAGCTGGAAGTCTGTCGTCATAAACTGTTTGGCCTGACTATCGACCCGCACAGACTGGCTGAAGTCCGCGGACACAGGCTTGCGCAGAGCAATTACGCCAGCCTTGAACAGTGCACCAATGAAATAGAGCATATACAAGCGTTCTTCCGCAGAGAAGCTGTGCCGTATATCGATACATCTGAGCTGTCTGTTGAAGAGATCTCCGCCAGAATACTGGAGCATACTGGTATTCAGAGGAATCTTTATTAGGGACCTGCACTTATGCGCGGTTTGATGGTATTGGTGGCGTAAAGCAGTTTAATAGAGCGTCCTGGGCTTATGTACTACCAAATTCACTAGAAAGTATCAGTGGTGTTTTTCGGACGAAATCTACCTGCGGATTAGTTTTAGTATCTCAAAAAGTAATCAGCCACCGTTTTCTGTGGTGGCTGAGATGAACGGAAATGGGCATTTTCTGTCACCAGCGATCTGTCGCACCAGACTGAGTTTATGCAGTGATTATTAGAAAGTATGCAATACCTCATCAGCCCAGAATCACTTTTGCCCCATTGTCTTTCAGCGAGATTTTGAGCCGATAAATTTCACCCCACACTCATAGGCATTAACTCAACGATTAAGATCTTAGGAGCGGTGAAAGGAAACTCCCAGAACCGTTCAAAGTAGGCTACTTAGGCTGATTTTACATAGTGAATATTTATGCCAATATTCGATGGACATAGTTCAATGTGACCACTACATCAAAAACGAGTATCAAGTTTGCGAAATACTCACCTGTACCGTACTTTTTCTAGTGTATAAAGTTACTGAACTGCACCATCAGTTTCCGATACTGAATCAAGTGAGAAAACTACGCACTCTTAGAAAAGGAACATTTTGTCTATTGGAAGATGTATCCCAACCCTGTGAACAATCGGCAATTCCACCAGATACTATATTTGTATAGTTAACCAACATAGAAAGAGTAGGGTAGTCCATGTCTTACAAAGAACTAACGGAGTTAAGTGGTAAGAACCTTATAGTGGCTGACATTAAACGACTACAGCTACTGATCATTTTTGTCACGGTATGCTTATGCGCTCCCCTCATACATGCGAAAGAAAAAACAGATTTTACTTTTGCAGCAATAGAAAACTTCGAACCCTATAGCTACTTGGATGAGCAAGGTAATCCAGCGGGTATTTATATTGATATAATGGATCTTCTGTTTGCTGACAGTGGGTTTACTTATACAGCAAATATTATGCCTTTTGGGAGAGCCATAA is from Vibrio sp. JC009 and encodes:
- a CDS encoding pyruvate, water dikinase regulatory protein translates to MENLNQTRDVFYVSDGTAITCETLGHAVMPQFTFSPVERTYPFIESEEKLKELIREIERSNRERGCKPLVFFSMVIPELKEQLLQCGAFFYDVLQPLIDSMQRDLQMEAMPKLQRSRSVTKNSEGYFDRIAAVEYTLAHDDGVSLKDLDKADIILLGVSRSGKTPTSVYLAMQFGLRVVNYPFIEEDLQRLKLLPELEVCRHKLFGLTIDPHRLAEVRGHRLAQSNYASLEQCTNEIEHIQAFFRREAVPYIDTSELSVEEISARILEHTGIQRNLY